Proteins encoded by one window of Nicotiana tabacum cultivar K326 chromosome 10, ASM71507v2, whole genome shotgun sequence:
- the LOC107815054 gene encoding calcium-binding protein PBP1-like, which produces MVAAAHEENPFGFQDYFPSMMERLGAEGFMRELCNGFCLLMDVSIGLITYESLKRNTILLGLHDLRDDELICMLTEGDLDGDGALNQMEFCILMFRLSPGLMDGSKQYMDDLGLIDFQP; this is translated from the coding sequence ATGGTAGCTGCTGCTCATGAAGAAAACCCTTTCGGTTTCCAAGACTATTTTCCTTCAATGATGGAAAGACTTGGAGCTGAAGGTTTTATGAGGGAGCTTTGCAATGGATTTTGCTTGCTAATGGATGTGAGTATAGGGCTTATAACTTATGAGAGTTTGAAAAGAAACACTATATTGCTTGGTTTGCATGATCTTAGAGATGATGAGTTAATTTGCATGTTAACTGAAGGAGATTTGGATGGGGATGGAGCTCTTAATCAAATGGAGTTTTGTATCCTTATGTTTAGATTGAGTCCTGGTTTGATGGATGGATCCAAGCAATATATGGATGACTTGGGTCTTATTGATTTCCAACCCTAA